From the genome of Nicotiana sylvestris chromosome 2, ASM39365v2, whole genome shotgun sequence, one region includes:
- the LOC138885804 gene encoding uncharacterized protein, with protein sequence MCSNSIHCPFDLDDYTDEQVVVITVNAKTKNLLYNAISGEEYEEISRCETSKEMWDKFEATYEWTNKLKETRINLLVGEYELFQMKDGESAEEMFSRFSKILGAKGHRSECQNLDKISYDELIGDLIAFEKTHLDRQIQQKKGKTVAFKATVAEPEAEEEGGEHDENIAMLSQVVTSMMKKNRNSIRGKPNFRKGRINNKNDGRCYECRKHKHIQADCLELKKNLSRNLQRKKSFGACSDEEESDHEEIANMCFMAIEDDSNEELGELGFSGNRGENEEEDSDQLGLMEDEETSETITKLDGGTVTFGDKSKENVIGVGKVPLSSTCDVDEVYLVDELGYNLLNFSQLCDDDYEFSIRRFNEKKVTTSLLSEVDHGREFESKAFENFCNDQGISHNFSSPRSPQQNRVVEHKNRTLQDMERTMIVENSLPHHFWEEASINVERDPPSNNLNEWKSEPGYPYKLIIRDPQEGITTRRSQKNKYHVALITQLEPKKLDEALKDTRWISSMKEEIDQFEKNKVRELVQRPSNFSIIGTKWVFRKKLNESGQVQEGIDYDETFALVARLESIRILLVFAAHKGFKLFQMDVKSAFLNVFISEEVYMKQPPGFANVTFPDHAYKLTKALYGHKQAPRSWY encoded by the exons ATGTGTAGTAATAGTATCCACTGTCCATTTGATTTGGATGACTACACTGATGAGCAAGTTGTTGTCATAACTGTGAATGCCAAAACAAAAAATCTATTGTACAATGCTATCAGTGGTGAAGAGTATGAAGAGATCTCAAGATGTGAAACTTCTAAGGAAATGTGGGACAAATTTGAAGCCACATATGAATGGACCAACAAGCTAAAAGAAACGAGGATAAATCTCTTGGTTGGTGAGTATGAGCTATTTCAAATGAAGGATGGAGAATCTGCTGAAGAAATGTTCTCAAGGTTCAGCAAAATTCTTGGAG CCAAAGGTCATCGCTCCGAATGTCAGAATCTTGACAAAATATCCTATGATGAACTAATAGGTGACTTAATAGCTTTTGAGAAAACTCACTTGGATAGACAGATTcaacaaaaaaagggaaaaacagTTGCATTTAAAGCAACTGTGGCTGAACCAGAAGCTGAAGAGGAAGGAGGAGAACATGATGAAAATATAGCCATGCTTTCTCAAGTTGTAACTAGCATGATGAAGAAAAACAGAAATAGCATAAGAGGTAAACCAAACTTCAGAAAGGGAAGgataaacaataaaaatgatgGAAGATGCTACGAATGTCGAAAACACAAACACATTCAAGCTGACTGTCTAGAACTAAAGAAGAATCTGAGCAGGAACCTTCAAAGGAAGAAGTCCTTTGGAGCCTGCAGTGATGAAGAAGAGTCTGATCATGAAGAAATTGCCAATATGTGCTTCATGGCCATAGAAGATGATAGCAATGAAGAATTAGGAGAGCTTGGATTCTCAGGAAACAGaggagaaaatgaagaagaagactcAGATCAACTCGGTCTCATGGAAGACGAGGAAACTAGTGAG ACAATCACCAAACTAGATGGAGGAACAGTCACATTTGGAGACAAATCTAAAGAAAATGTAATTGGTGTTGGAAAAGTTCCTCTGAGCTCAACATGTGATGTAGATGAAGTCTACTTGGTTGATGAACTCGGCTACAATCTTCTCAACTTTAGTCAACTATGTGACGATGACTACGAG ttttctatAAGAAGGTTCAACGAGAAAAAGGTTACTACATCTCTTCTATCAGAAGTTGATCATGGAAGAGAATTTGAAAGCAAAGCTTTTGAGAACTTTTGCAACGATCAAGGAATCTCTCACAACTTCTCTTCACCAAGATCTCCGCAACAAAATAGAGTGGTAGAGCATAAAAATAGAACCCTACAGGACATGGAAAGAACCATGATTGTGGAAAATTCTCTACCTCACCATTTCTGGGAAGAAGCG TCGATTAATGTAGAAAGAGATCCTCCCTCAAACAATTTAAATGAATGGAAAAGCGAACCTGGCTATCCTtacaaattaattataagagatCCACAGGAAGGAATCACTACAAGAAGATCTCAGAAGAACAAATATCATGTGGCTCTTATTACTCAACTTGAGCCAAAGAAATTGGATGAAGCTCTGAAAGATACTCGATGGATAAGTTCTATGAAAGAGGAAATAGAtcaatttgaaaaaaataaagtaaGGGAATTGGTTCAAAGACCTTCAAACTTCTCCATCATTGGAACTAAATGGGTATTCAGAAAAAAATTGAATGAATCTGGTCAAGTG CAAGAAGGAATCGACTATGATGAAACCTTTGCTCTTGTAGCAAGACTCGAATCCATTCGAATACTACTTGTTTTTGCTGCTCACAAAGGATTCAAGCTgtttcaaatggatgttaaaagtgcGTTCCTGAATGTCTTCATCTCTGAAGAAGTATATATGAAGCAACCACCAGGATTTGCAAACGTCACCTTTCCTGATCACGCATACAAGCTAACTAAAGCTTTGTATGGTCACAAACAAGCTCCACGTTCCTGGTATTAA